From the genome of Papaver somniferum cultivar HN1 chromosome 2, ASM357369v1, whole genome shotgun sequence, one region includes:
- the LOC113351534 gene encoding glycine-rich RNA-binding protein 10-like, which produces MEWYQEWAHLYVENLDPEAQRYLKKVEKESSKSKESMNEKDDWENMVVERVNWVVKDMSRMIYLGEKLTVPEQRLLRNRVKGIIIPEKAGLYAYQEDRSRRDKRARSPSSSDDSDTPSSEQAQSKQGKCGRGSQGGRGGGEKGGRDRGEKRGRVGTSARGGRGGGKKTSTQVGRGKGGVDGGL; this is translated from the exons ATGGAATGGTATCAAGAGTGGGCTCATCTTTATGTGGAAAATTTGGATCCGGAGGCGCAAAGATATTTGAAGAAGGTAGAGAAAGAAAGTTCAAAATCAAAGGAATCAATGAATGAAAAAGATGATTGGGAGAATATGGTG gtTGAACGAGTTAATTGGGTGGTCAAGGACATGAGCCGTATGATTTATTTGGGTGAGAAGTTGACGGTCCCTGAACAAAGATTACTTCGGAATCGAGTTAAAGGCATAATAATTCCTGAGAAAGCAGGTCTATATGCTTATCAAGAGGACCGATCAAGGAGAGATAAGAGGGCTAGGTCTCCTTCTTCTAGCGACGATTCGGATACTCCCTCCAGTGAGCAAGCTCAATCAAAGCAAGGAAAATGCGGTCGAGGCAGTCAAGGCGGTCGAGGTGGAGGTGAAAAAGGTGGCCGTGATCGAGGTGAAAAAAGAGGCCGAGTtggaacaagtgctcgaggtggacgtggtggaggtaaaaagacTTCAACTCAAGTTGGCAGGGGAAAaggaggtgttgatggtggtttatag